A DNA window from Ignavibacteriales bacterium contains the following coding sequences:
- a CDS encoding bifunctional 5,10-methylene-tetrahydrofolate dehydrogenase/5,10-methylene-tetrahydrofolate cyclohydrolase: MSAVIIDGKKIAEDIRHEIKLETEKLKIEKGIIPGLAFILVGENPSSQSYVKMKGKGCDEMGFYSITEKLPTDVSEENVLQLINQFNHDPKIHGILVQLPLPKHISEEKIVAAIDYRKDVDGFHPLNLGRLMIGLPCFKPCTPAGIQELLIRSGTDPAGKHVVVVGRSNIVGKPVANIFLQKQIGANAVVTITHTGAKDISLFTKQADILIAAIGKAESITGDMVKRGAVIIDVGINRIEDNSVKSGYRIVGDVHFESAAKVAGAITPVPGGVGPMTIAMVLRNTLFSAQNKIYKL; this comes from the coding sequence GTGTCGGCAGTGATTATTGACGGTAAGAAAATTGCGGAGGATATCAGGCATGAAATTAAACTCGAAACTGAAAAACTTAAAATCGAGAAAGGAATCATTCCGGGTTTAGCTTTTATTTTAGTCGGGGAAAATCCTTCATCTCAATCATATGTTAAGATGAAAGGGAAGGGATGTGATGAGATGGGATTTTACTCCATCACCGAAAAATTACCCACCGATGTTTCCGAAGAAAATGTTCTACAGCTTATCAACCAATTTAATCACGACCCGAAAATTCATGGAATATTAGTTCAGCTTCCGCTGCCGAAGCATATCAGCGAAGAAAAAATAGTTGCCGCTATCGATTATAGAAAAGATGTCGATGGCTTTCATCCTTTAAATTTAGGCCGCTTGATGATCGGACTGCCGTGTTTTAAACCATGTACACCGGCGGGCATTCAGGAATTGCTCATCAGGAGCGGAACCGATCCGGCAGGAAAGCATGTGGTTGTGGTTGGACGAAGCAATATTGTAGGCAAGCCTGTTGCAAATATTTTCCTTCAAAAACAAATAGGTGCAAATGCTGTTGTAACAATCACCCACACAGGTGCAAAAGACATTTCTTTATTTACAAAGCAGGCAGATATCTTGATTGCGGCAATCGGGAAAGCCGAATCAATAACCGGAGATATGGTGAAACGGGGAGCGGTTATTATTGATGTTGGAATAAATCGAATTGAAGATAATTCAGTTAAATCCGGTTACCGCATTGTGGGCGATGTTCATTTTGAATCAGCAGCAAAAGTTGCCGGTGCAATTACACCTGTTCCGGGAGGAGTAGGACCAATGACGATAGCGATGGTCTTAAGAAACACACTCTTTTCTGCTCAGAATAAAATCTATAAATTGTAA
- the phoU gene encoding phosphate signaling complex protein PhoU, which yields MQRHFEQELDGLKINLIKMGSLAEKAVHDSLQALLNDDTNIAQRVIDGEERINSLEIEIDNSIVDILALQQPVAVDLRMILSALKINNDLERIGDHAVNIAESVFSLAKCEKDSYIYLPKMAEIAEQMLHNALDSFIHSDTKLGMVVLEMDDTIDNFNKDIFTRVIERMKNNQRSIEAGMHLIRVSRNLERIADLATNIAEEVIFIAQAKIVKHHADEKGNSKNKQ from the coding sequence ATGCAACGACATTTTGAACAAGAACTCGACGGTCTTAAAATCAATTTAATCAAGATGGGCAGTCTGGCAGAGAAAGCGGTGCACGATTCACTGCAGGCGCTTCTTAACGACGATACAAACATTGCACAACGGGTAATCGACGGTGAGGAAAGAATTAATTCTCTCGAAATCGAGATTGATAATTCTATAGTAGACATTCTGGCACTTCAACAACCGGTTGCAGTCGATCTTCGGATGATTCTTTCGGCATTGAAAATCAATAACGATCTTGAACGCATAGGCGATCATGCCGTGAATATTGCGGAATCGGTTTTTTCGTTGGCAAAGTGTGAAAAGGATTCGTACATCTATCTACCGAAGATGGCAGAGATTGCGGAACAAATGCTCCACAACGCTTTAGATAGTTTTATTCATTCCGACACAAAATTAGGAATGGTTGTTTTGGAGATGGATGACACAATAGATAATTTCAACAAAGATATTTTCACCCGCGTGATTGAACGTATGAAGAACAATCAACGATCAATAGAAGCGGGAATGCATTTGATCCGTGTAAGCAGGAATTTAGAACGAATTGCCGATCTTGCTACAAACATTGCCGAAGAAGTGATATTTATTGCACAGGCAAAAATAGTGAAACATCACGCTGATGAAAAAGGTAATTCAAAAAACAAGCAATAA
- a CDS encoding phosphate ABC transporter ATP-binding protein, which produces MTTETKIITKNLNLHYGEKHALKNISLDISVNRVTALIGPSGCGKSTFLRSLNRMNDLIDNAKIDGSVLIDGTDIYHNGIDVVELRKKVGMIFQKSNPFPKSIYDNVAYGPRINGLHDKKVLDEIVEQSLQRSALWNEVKDDLKKSGLALSGGQQQRLCIARALAVNPDVLLMDEPASALDPIATAKIEELIYELKENYTIVIVTHNMQQAARVSDYTAFFYIGSLIEYDETKKIFTTPKQKQTEDYITGRFG; this is translated from the coding sequence ATGACGACTGAAACAAAAATTATAACAAAGAATCTCAATCTCCATTACGGAGAAAAACACGCGCTAAAGAATATCTCGCTCGATATTTCGGTAAACCGTGTTACCGCGTTGATCGGTCCATCGGGTTGCGGTAAATCCACTTTCCTCCGCTCTCTTAACCGGATGAACGACCTTATTGATAACGCAAAAATAGATGGTTCGGTTTTAATTGACGGAACCGATATATACCATAACGGCATTGATGTTGTTGAGTTAAGGAAAAAGGTTGGAATGATTTTCCAAAAATCTAATCCATTCCCAAAATCTATTTACGATAACGTAGCGTATGGTCCCCGAATTAATGGATTGCACGATAAAAAAGTTCTCGATGAAATTGTAGAACAGAGTTTACAACGTTCGGCGCTATGGAATGAAGTCAAAGACGATCTGAAAAAAAGCGGACTTGCGCTTTCCGGCGGTCAGCAGCAACGGCTTTGCATCGCACGTGCATTAGCAGTTAATCCTGACGTTCTTTTGATGGATGAACCTGCGAGCGCACTGGATCCGATTGCTACTGCAAAAATTGAAGAACTTATTTACGAGTTGAAAGAGAACTATACAATCGTCATTGTTACACACAACATGCAGCAAGCCGCACGCGTGAGCGATTACACCGCTTTCTTTTACATAGGCAGTTTAATTGAATATGACGAGACGAAAAAGATTTTCACGACACCAAAACAAAAACAGACCGAAGATTATATCACAGGCAGATTCGGATAA
- the pstA gene encoding phosphate ABC transporter permease PstA, with translation MKKKIIGWMFVFSTAAATLLIVSVIGFMLFEIIRGGWGKISWEFLTGAPAEGMTAGGIFPAIIGTVLLVLIMSVAAVPIGTITAIYLSEYANRNSIFTKLIRFAVNTLAGVPAIVFGLFGLGFFVQFVGGGIDKFISGDAQLHWGQPNILWASLTMALLTLPVVIVSVEESLRAVPRDLREGSLALGATKFQTIIKVVLPNAYTGILTGAILAVGRGAGEVAPILFTGVAYFLPHLPSSLSDQFMQLGYHLYVMSTQSTDVEATIGIQYATALVLLALTFLLNFSTVFLRYRLRAKAI, from the coding sequence ATGAAAAAGAAAATTATCGGATGGATGTTTGTCTTTTCAACTGCCGCGGCAACCCTGCTGATCGTTTCAGTTATTGGTTTCATGTTGTTTGAAATCATCAGAGGCGGGTGGGGAAAGATATCCTGGGAATTTCTTACCGGCGCACCTGCTGAAGGTATGACGGCGGGCGGAATATTCCCCGCCATTATCGGTACTGTGTTGCTTGTTCTCATTATGTCGGTAGCGGCAGTTCCAATCGGGACGATCACCGCAATATATCTCAGTGAATATGCAAACCGTAATTCAATCTTCACAAAGCTGATACGCTTTGCGGTGAACACTCTCGCGGGAGTTCCTGCAATTGTTTTCGGACTTTTCGGACTTGGATTCTTTGTACAATTCGTGGGTGGTGGTATCGACAAATTTATTTCAGGAGACGCGCAGTTGCATTGGGGTCAGCCGAATATTCTCTGGGCAAGTCTTACCATGGCACTCTTAACACTTCCAGTTGTGATTGTTTCTGTTGAAGAATCGCTGCGGGCAGTTCCGAGAGATTTACGGGAAGGAAGTCTCGCGCTTGGCGCTACAAAATTTCAAACGATTATAAAAGTAGTTCTACCTAACGCATACACCGGAATTCTAACAGGTGCAATATTGGCAGTGGGTCGTGGCGCGGGCGAGGTAGCACCGATTCTATTTACCGGAGTTGCATATTTTCTGCCTCATCTTCCGTCGTCGCTATCAGATCAATTCATGCAGCTCGGCTACCACCTTTATGTGATGTCGACTCAATCCACAGATGTTGAAGCGACAATTGGTATCCAATACGCAACGGCTCTTGTTTTGCTTGCGTTAACGTTTCTTTTAAATTTTTCGACTGTATTTTTACGATACAGATTGCGGGCAAAAGCGATATAA
- the pstC gene encoding phosphate ABC transporter permease subunit PstC, which yields MVGGNINLKKRFRFGEFIAEKIIKGVSFISFAVIVLIFIFVFREAAPIFSPTKQTSTTNTELVQETYGEESSAASETVTEQKNKSVESSGSEGDATAKNLLGNEWQPVSENPKYGLLPLIVGSFKVTFIAVLIGAPIAILAALYTSFFAPRKLREFLKPAIEFLSGFPSVVIGFFALVTLASLFQNLFGYQYRLNAFVGGIALSLAAIPIIYSVTEDALSAVPKFMTEASLALGATKWQTALFVVLPAATPGVFAALLLGVGRAFGETMIVLMATGNAALMSIDFFEPIRTMSATIGAEMAEVVFGDTHYNVLFFIGSILFVFTFILNAVAEFYVRNKLQKKFQGTA from the coding sequence ATTGTCGGCGGAAATATAAATCTGAAAAAACGTTTTCGTTTCGGTGAATTTATTGCTGAGAAAATAATCAAAGGCGTATCGTTCATTTCATTTGCAGTCATAGTTTTGATTTTTATATTTGTCTTCCGTGAAGCGGCGCCGATATTTTCACCCACCAAACAAACATCTACCACTAACACTGAATTAGTTCAGGAAACCTACGGCGAAGAATCATCTGCCGCAAGCGAGACTGTTACCGAGCAGAAAAATAAATCGGTGGAATCATCCGGCTCCGAAGGTGATGCGACTGCCAAGAATTTGCTCGGCAATGAGTGGCAGCCCGTTTCAGAAAATCCAAAATATGGATTGCTTCCGTTAATTGTCGGAAGTTTTAAAGTAACATTTATTGCAGTTCTTATAGGCGCACCGATAGCGATACTTGCCGCTTTGTACACATCGTTCTTCGCTCCGAGAAAACTAAGGGAATTCCTTAAACCGGCGATTGAATTTCTCTCCGGCTTCCCATCCGTTGTAATCGGATTTTTCGCGCTTGTTACGTTGGCAAGTTTATTCCAAAATCTTTTCGGATACCAGTACCGACTTAACGCGTTCGTCGGAGGTATTGCTCTCTCTCTTGCCGCCATACCGATTATTTACAGTGTGACGGAGGATGCTCTTTCGGCTGTTCCAAAATTTATGACCGAAGCGAGTCTGGCGCTGGGTGCAACCAAGTGGCAAACAGCGCTTTTCGTCGTTTTACCTGCGGCAACTCCGGGCGTGTTCGCTGCGCTTCTACTTGGTGTTGGACGCGCATTCGGCGAGACTATGATCGTTCTGATGGCAACTGGCAATGCCGCTTTGATGTCGATCGATTTCTTTGAACCAATTCGCACAATGTCGGCAACTATCGGCGCAGAGATGGCGGAGGTTGTCTTCGGCGATACACATTACAACGTTTTATTTTTCATCGGTTCTATCCTCTTCGTCTTTACATTTATATTGAATGCAGTCGCCGAGTTTTATGTCCGAAATAAACTCCAGAAGAAATTTCAGGGAACCGCATGA
- a CDS encoding phosphate ABC transporter substrate-binding protein, which yields MIKNILILLTGIIAFGFSQKNETITVKGSDTMVIIAQRWAELYMSKHPDVTVQVTGGGSGVGISALINGTTDICNASRPMKKSEKEKLKQRFNTLGVEIKVAKDGLAIYVRENNPVTELTLQQLKDIYTGNITNWKQVGGPDAKIIVYGRENSSGTYVYFKDNVLDSEDFAPSVQTLPGTAAVVNAVSKDKYGIGYGGEAYAKGINILKVKKDANSTAYPPTEENVKSGDYPISRYLYMYTRSRPTGVMKEYIDWILSKEGQEIVTKVGYFPVK from the coding sequence ATGATAAAAAACATATTAATCTTATTGACAGGTATAATTGCATTTGGTTTCTCGCAAAAAAATGAAACGATCACAGTAAAGGGATCCGATACGATGGTGATTATTGCTCAGAGGTGGGCTGAGTTGTATATGTCGAAACATCCCGATGTTACCGTGCAGGTAACGGGCGGTGGATCGGGTGTCGGTATCTCGGCGCTCATCAACGGCACAACGGATATTTGCAATGCCTCGCGACCGATGAAAAAATCTGAAAAAGAGAAACTAAAGCAGCGGTTCAATACCCTCGGTGTTGAAATAAAAGTGGCAAAAGATGGTCTTGCTATTTATGTGCGAGAAAATAATCCAGTGACTGAATTAACTCTTCAACAACTTAAAGATATTTACACAGGTAATATAACAAACTGGAAACAAGTTGGCGGACCTGATGCAAAAATAATTGTGTACGGACGGGAAAACAGTTCCGGCACTTATGTTTATTTCAAAGACAACGTTTTGGATAGCGAAGATTTTGCTCCATCGGTCCAAACGCTTCCCGGTACAGCCGCGGTGGTGAATGCAGTTTCGAAAGACAAATACGGTATTGGATACGGTGGTGAGGCATACGCAAAAGGAATTAACATTCTCAAAGTCAAAAAAGACGCCAACTCAACTGCGTATCCACCTACAGAAGAAAATGTGAAGTCGGGTGATTATCCTATCTCCCGCTACCTTTACATGTACACACGCAGCAGACCAACCGGCGTTATGAAAGAATACATCGATTGGATATTGAGCAAAGAAGGACAAGAGATTGTAACAAAGGTTGGATATTTTCCGGTGAAATAA
- a CDS encoding ATP-binding protein: MTIRIKLILLLLILSTAIIISMGVFSSFSLDNYFRERLVTEMKIQSEEIEYFIRSSITTDESAYSTLQQFALSAHLRLTLITEKGLVVFESELSQNQLAAVENHSDRPEIKEANDKSVGVSTRHSSTLNTDMLYLARKLVAPFPAQTGYVEVMYIRLGMPLTSVQEVMSDIHGKIILVGLVILLFVGGIAFIISRQTSRPIEQMAFYSEQIKNGNYEISLPHSSTKEFSKLAETINGMVEKLKQDIAQLKKLERVRNEFLGNVSHELRTPIFAIQGMLETLLNGAIDDKTVNRDFIDRALQNTLRLNTLLADLIEISRIESGEMKMSFRYFEINDFLKSIVAEFNSSLHHPQIPINLDLPSHPTEVYGDKERLRQALINLIDNALKYNVTGGWVKVRYENLASAVRIIVEDSGVGIPKENLPRIFERFYRVDKERSREAGGTGLGLAIVKHIIEAHGSKVEVQSEVGKGSTFSFVLKT, translated from the coding sequence ATGACTATTAGAATAAAACTTATTTTACTTCTTCTGATTTTATCGACTGCAATCATTATTTCAATGGGGGTATTCTCCTCATTCTCCCTGGATAATTATTTCCGGGAGCGTTTGGTTACTGAAATGAAAATTCAATCGGAAGAAATTGAATATTTCATCAGAAGTTCTATTACAACCGATGAATCGGCTTATTCTACTCTTCAACAATTCGCATTATCAGCACATCTTAGATTGACGTTGATTACTGAAAAAGGATTGGTTGTTTTTGAATCAGAGCTCAGTCAAAATCAGTTAGCGGCTGTGGAGAATCATTCAGACCGGCCTGAAATCAAAGAGGCGAACGATAAATCGGTAGGTGTGAGCACACGGCACAGTTCGACCCTGAACACGGATATGTTATACTTGGCAAGGAAATTAGTGGCACCATTCCCCGCTCAAACCGGATATGTTGAAGTTATGTATATCCGACTGGGTATGCCATTGACCAGTGTTCAAGAAGTAATGAGCGACATTCACGGTAAAATTATTCTCGTTGGTCTAGTGATTCTGTTATTTGTGGGAGGAATAGCATTCATTATCTCACGACAAACTTCCCGACCAATCGAGCAGATGGCATTCTATTCGGAACAGATTAAAAACGGAAATTATGAAATAAGTTTACCACACTCCTCCACAAAAGAATTCAGTAAACTTGCCGAGACAATAAACGGGATGGTTGAAAAACTGAAGCAAGATATAGCTCAATTAAAAAAATTAGAGCGTGTTAGAAACGAATTTCTGGGAAATGTTTCCCACGAATTACGAACTCCTATATTTGCAATCCAGGGGATGCTGGAAACGCTGCTCAACGGAGCAATCGACGATAAGACAGTCAACCGCGATTTTATTGATCGGGCACTCCAGAACACCCTTCGGCTCAATACACTTCTTGCAGATCTAATCGAAATATCCAGAATAGAATCGGGTGAAATGAAAATGAGTTTCCGATATTTTGAGATAAACGATTTCTTAAAATCGATCGTCGCAGAATTTAATTCTTCTTTGCACCATCCTCAGATTCCAATCAATCTTGATTTACCATCTCATCCTACAGAAGTTTATGGCGACAAGGAAAGATTAAGACAGGCACTGATTAATTTGATAGATAACGCACTGAAATATAATGTTACAGGTGGATGGGTAAAAGTCAGGTACGAAAACCTCGCTTCTGCTGTCCGAATAATTGTTGAAGATTCGGGTGTCGGAATTCCAAAAGAAAATCTTCCCCGCATATTCGAACGGTTTTATCGCGTTGATAAAGAACGTTCCCGCGAGGCAGGCGGCACCGGACTTGGACTTGCAATCGTGAAACATATCATTGAAGCTCACGGGAGTAAAGTTGAAGTGCAAAGCGAGGTAGGAAAAGGCAGCACGTTTAGCTTTGTTCTTAAAACTTGA
- a CDS encoding response regulator transcription factor: MPKTILIVDDEKDILELLKYNLQKDGFDIMVARNGNEAIAKANQKTDLIILDVMMPGLDGWEIARQLKKKSQTSKIPIIFLTAKGAEADEVLGLELGADDYIVKPISIPKLLARIRNVFRKYEEKESKLTTIKIGAVEISPLEHTIKINGVEIFFPKKEFEVLRYLASHPNQVVRRETLLSVIWGDDVRVVERTVDVHIRKIREKLDAHADIIETIKGVGYRLRD; the protein is encoded by the coding sequence ATGCCAAAAACAATTTTAATAGTAGATGATGAAAAAGATATACTTGAGCTATTGAAGTATAATCTTCAAAAAGACGGATTCGATATTATGGTTGCCCGCAATGGAAACGAAGCGATTGCAAAAGCAAATCAAAAAACCGATTTGATCATTCTTGATGTGATGATGCCGGGATTAGACGGCTGGGAAATTGCCAGGCAGTTGAAGAAAAAAAGCCAGACATCGAAGATTCCGATAATATTTCTTACTGCTAAAGGTGCCGAAGCCGATGAAGTTCTCGGATTGGAGCTTGGAGCAGATGATTACATTGTAAAACCGATAAGTATTCCAAAACTGCTTGCCCGCATCAGAAATGTTTTCAGAAAATATGAGGAAAAAGAATCGAAGCTTACAACAATTAAAATCGGAGCGGTAGAAATATCTCCATTAGAACACACTATAAAAATTAACGGCGTTGAAATATTTTTCCCTAAAAAAGAATTTGAAGTATTGCGTTATCTTGCGTCTCACCCGAATCAGGTAGTGAGACGTGAAACCCTGCTTTCCGTGATTTGGGGAGATGATGTGCGTGTTGTAGAACGCACGGTCGACGTTCACATAAGGAAGATCCGTGAAAAATTGGATGCTCATGCAGATATTATCGAAACAATCAAGGGCGTCGGTTACCGTTTACGTGATTGA
- a CDS encoding serine hydrolase has translation MKISPNLFPIFIFFFLLLILIQGCAPVSSVKPMSENEWIGSTLNRLTLREKISQMIMSRAYGYYYSDRSDEFKRIERLVKEQKVGGLIFFQGDVYETATLINRFQEMSHVPLLIGADFEWGSAMRIRRGTRFPEAMAIGVTQDGALAFKVGEAIGKESRALGVHQVFAPVADVNNNPNNPVINTRSFGENQYLVADMASAFAKGLESGGVIATAKHFPGHGDTQTDSHLDLPFIDKTETRLDSIELFPFRQLINQGISSIMVAHLEVPSLESKKIPATLSSSIITGHLKKELGFQGLVVTDALDMGAIVNRFTPDSAAVKAVEAGVDILLVLPDEEKAIDAIENAVKKGTISEARINESARKILKYKWSMGLSVNRLVDLKKIPEIIATPDHLALSSQVARNSITVLKNDSILPLERFGEKRILEVVLSDADNYRTEIHRSSTTSPNEAVGDYFTAQLKKRYSNLQTVKINPSGDSLDYNSVFKKANDADLIICPVFSKARSGSGSFGFSPDLIGVVDSLNKLGKPLVLIALGSPYVVGAFPNADAIICTYSDCEVSTEAVNEALFGEIPTKGKLPVTIPDLFSYGSGINLSQSILRKDIPENVGMIRDSLARLDSIMTDAIQNHAFPGGQLLVAKDGAVVYNKSFGSFEFNSKSAKVSASTVYDIASVTKVIATTSAIMRLYDEEKIRLDDLVMKYIPEFGNNGKEKITIRNLLLHNGGLPAFKRLFLTCKSPEEVLDSVYQTETIYPTGDSTIYSDFDFILLGKIVEKISGVTLDKYVDSVFFKPLGMTSTIYNPPSSIWRKITPTEYDSVYRKRLIQGEVHDENAFALGGISGHSGLFSTATDLSIFLQMIMNGGNYGGKQLLKPETIKLFTARHGKQSTRALGWDTKTMNGYSSAGTLFGEKSFGHTGFTGTSVWVEPEKNIFVILLTNRVYPTRNNPKIMQIRPKVHDTVMKSIY, from the coding sequence ATGAAAATTTCCCCTAATTTATTCCCGATCTTTATTTTTTTCTTTTTATTATTGATTCTTATCCAGGGATGCGCTCCTGTATCAAGTGTCAAACCGATGAGTGAGAATGAATGGATCGGATCGACTTTGAATCGTTTAACGTTAAGAGAAAAAATTTCTCAGATGATCATGTCTCGTGCTTATGGTTACTATTACAGCGACCGGAGTGACGAGTTCAAACGTATCGAACGATTGGTGAAGGAGCAAAAAGTGGGGGGATTGATTTTTTTTCAGGGCGATGTTTATGAAACTGCTACTCTTATCAACCGATTTCAGGAAATGTCGCATGTGCCGTTGTTGATCGGTGCGGATTTCGAATGGGGGAGCGCGATGCGTATTCGGAGAGGAACAAGATTCCCCGAAGCAATGGCGATTGGAGTGACTCAGGATGGGGCTCTGGCTTTTAAAGTAGGTGAAGCAATAGGCAAAGAATCACGAGCGCTCGGTGTGCACCAGGTTTTTGCGCCGGTTGCCGATGTAAATAATAATCCGAACAATCCTGTAATTAACACCCGCTCGTTCGGTGAAAATCAATATCTCGTTGCCGATATGGCGTCTGCATTTGCAAAAGGACTGGAATCGGGCGGAGTTATAGCTACAGCGAAACATTTCCCCGGGCACGGCGATACGCAAACCGATTCGCATCTCGATCTTCCCTTTATCGATAAGACCGAAACAAGGTTAGACAGCATAGAATTATTTCCATTCCGTCAATTGATCAATCAAGGAATATCGTCTATAATGGTTGCGCATCTCGAAGTTCCTTCTCTTGAATCGAAAAAAATTCCGGCAACATTATCTTCATCAATTATCACAGGACATTTAAAAAAGGAATTGGGATTTCAGGGACTTGTAGTAACAGATGCGCTTGATATGGGCGCTATAGTGAATAGATTCACACCCGATTCCGCCGCTGTTAAAGCCGTCGAAGCAGGTGTGGATATCCTTCTTGTTCTTCCCGATGAAGAAAAAGCGATAGATGCGATTGAAAACGCTGTTAAGAAAGGAACGATTTCCGAAGCGCGTATAAATGAATCCGCACGAAAGATTTTAAAATACAAATGGTCGATGGGATTATCCGTGAACCGTTTGGTTGATTTGAAAAAAATTCCCGAAATTATTGCCACCCCCGATCATCTCGCGCTATCGAGCCAGGTTGCGAGAAATTCGATAACTGTTTTAAAGAACGATTCAATTCTTCCGCTCGAGCGTTTTGGTGAAAAACGTATACTCGAAGTTGTACTTTCCGATGCAGATAATTACCGGACAGAGATTCATCGCAGTTCAACTACTTCACCGAACGAAGCAGTCGGTGATTATTTCACAGCGCAACTAAAGAAGCGATATTCAAATTTACAAACTGTCAAAATTAATCCGTCGGGTGACTCACTAGATTATAATTCAGTCTTCAAAAAAGCAAATGATGCCGATTTGATTATTTGTCCGGTATTTTCCAAGGCGCGTTCCGGTTCCGGTTCGTTTGGATTTTCTCCGGATCTGATTGGCGTTGTCGATTCACTCAATAAGCTTGGTAAGCCGTTGGTGCTGATCGCGTTAGGAAGTCCGTATGTTGTCGGTGCATTCCCGAATGCAGACGCTATTATTTGTACATATTCTGATTGCGAAGTTTCAACAGAAGCAGTTAACGAAGCGTTATTCGGAGAAATCCCGACGAAAGGGAAATTACCCGTGACAATTCCCGATTTGTTTTCATACGGAAGCGGAATTAATTTATCCCAATCTATATTGAGGAAAGATATTCCGGAGAATGTTGGAATGATTCGTGATAGTCTTGCCCGGCTCGATTCGATCATGACTGATGCGATTCAAAATCATGCTTTCCCTGGCGGGCAGCTTCTGGTGGCGAAAGACGGCGCGGTGGTTTATAATAAATCGTTCGGGTCATTCGAGTTTAATTCTAAAAGCGCTAAGGTGAGTGCCTCCACTGTCTACGATATCGCATCGGTAACTAAAGTTATTGCAACCACATCGGCAATCATGAGATTGTATGATGAAGAAAAGATTCGACTTGATGATTTGGTGATGAAATATATCCCTGAATTCGGAAATAATGGTAAAGAAAAAATAACAATCAGAAATTTACTTCTGCACAACGGTGGACTGCCCGCTTTTAAAAGATTGTTCCTGACATGTAAATCGCCTGAGGAAGTTTTGGATTCCGTTTATCAGACAGAAACGATTTATCCAACTGGTGATTCAACCATTTACAGCGATTTCGATTTCATACTGCTTGGAAAGATTGTTGAAAAGATTTCCGGTGTAACGCTGGATAAATATGTCGATTCAGTTTTCTTCAAACCTTTAGGTATGACATCAACAATATACAACCCCCCATCATCCATTTGGAGAAAGATCACACCGACTGAATACGATTCTGTTTACAGAAAACGATTGATCCAGGGTGAGGTTCACGATGAAAATGCGTTCGCGCTGGGCGGTATATCCGGTCACTCAGGATTGTTCTCAACTGCAACCGACCTATCAATATTTTTGCAGATGATAATGAACGGTGGAAATTACGGTGGCAAGCAACTCTTAAAACCTGAGACAATAAAACTTTTTACAGCACGGCACGGTAAACAAAGCACACGCGCGCTTGGCTGGGATACCAAAACAATGAACGGTTATAGTTCGGCAGGTACTTTATTTGGAGAGAAATCTTTCGGGCATACCGGTTTTACCGGAACATCTGTTTGGGTTGAGCCGGAGAAAAATATTTTTGTTATATTACTGACCAATCGTGTTTATCCGACGCGAAATAATCCCAAAATCATGCAAATTCGACCGAAAGTGCATGATACTGTTATGAAATCAATTTATTAA